CCCTCCTCCAGCCAACCATCTTTTGACAGTAGCCCCAAGTTGCCATGCCGTAGGAGTATCTGTGGGAAGGAGCTGGCTGTCCTTCCTAAGACCCAGCTGCCAGAGGAGCACCAGAGCTGTACCCAACAGGGGACAGAGTGGGTGGAGCCAGATGACTGGACCTCCACGTTGATGTCACGGGGCAGAAATCGGCAGCCTCTGGTGTTGGGGGACAATGTTTTTGCAGACCTGGTGGGTAACTGGCTAGATTTACCAGAACTGGAAAAGGGCGGGGAAAAGGGTGAGACTGGGGGATCCATTGAACCCAAAGGAGAAAAAGGCCAGTCCAGAGAGCTGGGTCGTAAGTTTGCCCTAACCGCAAACATTTTTAGGAAGTTCTTGCGTAGCGTGCGGCCCGACCGAGACCGGCTGCTCAAGGAGAAACCTGGCTGGATGACTCCCATGGTCTCTGAGTCACGAGCAGGACGCTCGAAGAAAGTCAAGAAGAGGAGCCTTTCTAAGGGTTCAGGACGGTTCCCTTTCTCAAGCACAGGAGAGCCCAGACATATTGAAACCCCCGCCACAAGCAGCCCCAAGGCCTTAGAACCCTCCTGTAGGGGCTTTGACATTAACACAGCTGTTTGGGTCTGAATTGGAGAGATGCTCACTGAACCTAAAATGCAGACGGtgagggccctggggaagaggggggggCAGATGGCATGGTCTTCAGGCCATATGCAAGTTCCCAtcctcagaaagaaaagaaaagaaagaaagaaagaaagaaagaaagaaagaaagaaagaaagaaagaaagaaagaaagaaagttagttctCAGTCAGGCCTCAGTAGAACCAAGTGGAGAGAGGCTGTCCGTCACAGGCCAGGCTGAGCTGAGTCCCTGGagaaaatgtgtatttgtgtgtacgtgtacgtgtgcgtgtgcatgtgtgtgtgtggtgttgttgtTCTTTGAGGCTGGATGTGACAATAattgggagaggcaggagaggagtcCAGGAAGCCTGTGGTATTCCTCCACTACTTCCCAAGATCTCATTTGAACATTCTATATGGAAAGGGCCATTGAGCCCTCAGGTTTCCCAGAGGAACTTCCAATAAAGACCTGTCTCAGGGACCCCGCAACCATTTTAATGGTCTGCTTCCTGACAAGGCACTGCTACAGGCAAGGGGGTTTGATTTGTAAAGGGTTGGTATCCCAGAATGGAGCACCAGAAAGAGGAAAATCATTACTCACAGACCTTACTAGGACCAAGATTTCAGCCCATAGCTGGGTACTGGGGACCCAGAacaagcaggtgtgtgtgtgtgtgtgtgtgtgtgtgtgtgtgcgttcgtgcgtgtgtgtgtgtgtgtgttgaggaagCCTGAGAAGCCCCCCAGATCTCCAAAGAGCAGAGGAGAAGCAACGTGCCTTCATGCAGGCACTGTCTCATGAGTCCAAGTAGGCGTGCCCAACCAGCATGGTATTCCATAAAGCAGCAAGCTCTGAGAACACACTCGGCTGCCGGGAGGCAAAACGGGGCAGGCTACACGGCCTGGTCCAGAAATGAGAGCCCATCCTGACCCCTGTTGCCTGCCTTAATGCTCCTGCAGGGCAGCAGATGGTTGGGGTGAACCTAGAAATAATGTccatatatttagaaaaattcttagtCTACATCTCATAGTCATGCGGCGAGCTGGACACATCTATCCTCATCAACCTGGAAGTCAACAGGGGACCCGCAGGGTGGGGTTGATGCCAGGCACTTTATATAGTGAGCAGGCATGCAAGCCTGGGTCCATAGAGAATCCATCTCAGCCCCCACCCCTTAGCCAGGAGAGAACAAAGTAGGCCCCTGTTCAAGCCCAGCTATCCCGGAGGGTGCCTTGGCTCCTCCTTCACCCCCTCCTGCAGACCTAGCTCAGCTTGATGGGGTGTGACAACTGCAATTAGAGGCAAGCCGCCTGCTGCCCCCAGAGCATTAAGAGCAAAttggagaagaaaaataacaagagaaGCTCTTCTGCCTGCAGTCTAGACTCCCAGGGgactgagaggaggaagggagaacttAGGGGACAGGGATGGGGAGGTAACAGAGTGGGAAGGGTCGCCCACAAGTTCCCATCAAGTTAAATGAgagaaggttttatttatttattttttagagtggggatttttttttttaaaaaaatctgtagcTTTTTTTGCTAGGCAATGTA
This region of Mus caroli chromosome 3, CAROLI_EIJ_v1.1, whole genome shotgun sequence genomic DNA includes:
- the Inka2 gene encoding PAK4-inhibitor INKA2 isoform X2; its protein translation is MSMKEVGDGLQDQMNCMMGALQELKLLQVQTALEQLEISGGTPTFSCPESSLEQPECPRWQGSRGPAGPAAWPSSSQPSFDSSPKLPCRRSICGKELAVLPKTQLPEEHQSCTQQGTEWVEPDDWTSTLMSRGRNRQPLVLGDNVFADLVGNWLDLPELEKGGEKGETGGSIEPKGEKGQSRELGRKFALTANIFRKFLRSVRPDRDRLLKEKPGWMTPMVSESRAGRSKKVKKRSLSKGSGRFPFSSTGEPRHIETPATSSPKALEPSCRGFDINTAVWV
- the Inka2 gene encoding PAK4-inhibitor INKA2 isoform X1 translates to MRKESKDMDCYLRRLKQELMSMKEVGDGLQDQMNCMMGALQELKLLQVQTALEQLEISGGTPTFSCPESSLEQPECPRWQGSRGPAGPAAWPSSSQPSFDSSPKLPCRRSICGKELAVLPKTQLPEEHQSCTQQGTEWVEPDDWTSTLMSRGRNRQPLVLGDNVFADLVGNWLDLPELEKGGEKGETGGSIEPKGEKGQSRELGRKFALTANIFRKFLRSVRPDRDRLLKEKPGWMTPMVSESRAGRSKKVKKRSLSKGSGRFPFSSTGEPRHIETPATSSPKALEPSCRGFDINTAVWV